The following are encoded together in the Hydractinia symbiolongicarpus strain clone_291-10 chromosome 14, HSymV2.1, whole genome shotgun sequence genome:
- the LOC130626087 gene encoding uncharacterized protein LOC130626087, whose protein sequence is MIRYGLPQQHITAEQQQYQNVSHNEMSHNEKLMLAYKISEYFAGCHEDGKTFCLHLLSMNSTATVQRMFGNAKKYDYPVLDCVCEWIFVTCPGSIDQNIRDVNIAFRKCGRNYEIRRDEFRKNPFQTLPGQTNTETIAFEEKNRREIYQKLSKETSKQRYMAHFLIPYNAVKRIEQDCHNNSTKFSMSVLEEWEVTTSNNLRTWQHLKSILTFLGLNNLIDQVEGVKREEIRNEERPASLSIGHVLDMLLVAVDIERRRLLRSYDCTNEHFHVMLEQSKSKLIMLKHKGVLGKDFWKILFPKLAQSNPQDYDLTLINILLKLKGEEVNKFITSTRNKLAHMPFGDQMFLERTSEKLFHFVKKEGCEEDIAKIFNIQKSRHVIKSFSVEKEEAQNKCCEEGVTCNLKAPLTSHVKREFELQKLYQNLKSQCKLPVVVSGLGGIGKSEFLRCFGQNFKIYFDNNILWLNAENDAELLFSLHKHAEHMKIKTNFNAVNETHNLLATAIFTFFEKIGKKFLVVFDNFNDSYEKLQALLPSTHLASVVVTTQQSQWGDRFITQPLESFTPAMSKLLLKQNLKEQVFGTNNVKSLEDLCKELDNFPLALQQAIAYIKKERITISSYIKLFKKYKHKLLERKHDDDFYQHTVATTWSMALLKLQQSGDQSAIDLFSFMAYMSGEDIDIGLFSFCYGPPDLRSALDILEQYSLVKVKEDGMGRKTICLHKLLQHVVRQKMQNKSGEIMSKLLELLGKAILQSPIVDCDTNFCSNWLHHLRTIFDLLLSADECQKNQFLNSYKKWKCDLLSKLSKRNERRIIESVGKALSRIDGGCGKKKLAYYVCKIYLFDVGSVFDVSSVLLFWREILYVYFINI, encoded by the exons ATGATAAGGTATGGACTGCCGCAACAGCATATAACAGCAGAACAACAGCAGTATCAGAATGTGTCTCACAACGAAATGTCTCACAATG aaaaattaatGCTAGCCTACAAAATTTCTGAATATTTTGCTGGTTGCCATGAGGATGGAAAGACATTTTGCTTACACCTGTTGTCTATGAATTCCACAGCCACAGTTCAACGTATGTTTGGAAATGCCAAGAAATATGATTACCCTGTATTAGATTGTGTTTGTGAGTGGATATTTGTAACTTGTCCTGGTAGTATTGATCAGAATATAAGGGATGTTAACATTGCTTTTCGAAAATGTGGAAGAAATTATGAAATAAGGCGTGACGAATTTCGTAAAAATCCTTTTCAAACACTACCAG GCCAGACCAATACAGAAACCATAGCTTTTGAGGAAAAAAATCGTCGAGAGATTTATCAAAAGTTATCTAAGGAGACTAGCAAGCAACGTTATATGGCACACTTTCTTATCCCTTATAATGCTGTGAAAAGAATAGAACAAGACTGTCATAATAACAGCACGAAGTTTTCAATGTCTGTTTTGGAAGAATGGGAGGTTACTACGTCAAACAATTTGCGAACATGGCAACATTTAAAGTCAATTTTGACCTTTCTTGGATTGAACAATTTGATTGATCAAGTTGAAG GTGTGAAAAGAGAGGAGATTCGTAATGAAGAAAGACCAGCAT CGTTGTCAATTGGACATGTTTTGGACATGTTATTGGTTGCTGTCGATATTGAGAGAAGAAGATTGCTTCGGTCGTACGATTGTACTAATGAACATTTTCATGTCATGCTAGAACAGTCAAAATCAAAATTGATTATGCTAAAACACAAAGGAGTATTGGGAAaagatttttggaaaattttatttccaaaaCTTGCTCAAAGTAATCCACAGGATTATGACTTAACGTTAATTAATATTTTGCTGAAATTAAAAGGTGAAGAGGTAAACAAATTTATCACATCAACTCGAAATAAATTAGCCCACATGCCTTTCGGCGATCAGATGTTTTTAGAAAGGACATCTGAAAAACTTTTCCATTTTGTTAAGAAAGAAGGCTGTGAAGAGGATATTGCTAAAATTTTCAATATACAAAAATCTCGACATGTTATAAAGAGTTTTTCTgtagaaaaagaagaagctCAGAATAAATGTTGTGAGGAAGGTGTAACGTGCAACTTAAAAGCCCCACTGACTTCCCACGTGAAACGTGAATTCGAATTACAAAAGTTGTATCAGAACCTCAAGTCGCAATGTAAGTTACCGGTCGTTGTGTCGGGTTTAGGAGGTATAGGAAAATCAGAATTTTTAAGATGTTTTGgtcaaaactttaaaatctaCTTTGATAATAACATTTTGTGGCtaaatgctgaaaatgatgcaGAATTACTGTTCTCACTTCATAAACATGCTGAacatatgaaaataaaaacgaaCTTTAATGCTGTGAATGAAACACATAACTTATTAGCCACTgcaatttttacattctttgaAAAAATTGGTAAGAAATTTTTGGTTGTGTTTGATAACTTCAATGATTCCTATGAGAAGCTTCAAGCTTTGCTGCCGTCAACGCATCTAGCGTCTGTAGTTGTAACAACTCAGCAATCTCAATGGGGAGACAGATTCATTACACAACCCCTTGAAAGTTTCACTCCTGCAATGAGCAAATTACTTCTAAAGCAGAATTTAAAGGAGCAGGTTTTTGGTACCAATAATGTGAAATCTTTAGAAGATCTTTGTAAGGAGTTGGACAATTTTCCACTTGCTTTGCAACAAGCTATCGCttacattaaaaaagaaagaattaccATATCATCATATATAAagcttttcaaaaaatacaaacaCAAATTACTGGAAAGAAAACATGATGACGATTTTTATCAACACACTGTTGCCACTACCTGGAGTATGGCCCTTCTTAAGTTGCAACAATCAGGAGACCAATCAGCAATTGACCTGTTTAGTTTTATGGCCTATATGAGTGGTGAGGATATCGATATAGGTCTTTTCAGTTTTTGCTACGGTCCACCAGATCTTAGAAGTGCCCTCGATATTCTGGAACAATATTCCTTGGTTAAAGTTAAAGAGGATGGTATGGGTAGAAAGACTATTTGTTTGCATAAACTTTTACAGCACGTTGTACGTCAAAAAATGCAGAACAAATCGGGAGAAATAATGTCAAAATTGCTGGAATTATTAGGTAAAGCTATTCTACAGAGTCCAATTGTAGATTGTGACACTAACTTTTGTTCAAATTGGCTTCACCATTTGAGAACGATCTTTGACCTATTATTAAGTGCTGACGAATGCCAGAAAAACCAATTTTTAAACAGTTATAAAAAGTGGAAATGTGACTTGTTGTCAAAGTTGTCaaaaagaaatgaaagaagAATTATAGAAAGTGTTGGAAAAGCACTCAGTAGAATTGATGGTGGATGTGGCAAAAAAAAACTGGCATACTATGTctgtaaaatttatttgtttgatGTTGGTTCTGTGTTTGATGTTAGTTCTGTGTTACTGTTTTGGAGAGAgattttatatgtatatttcaTTAATATTTAA
- the LOC130625857 gene encoding uncharacterized protein LOC130625857 yields the protein MVHKSFLHTLWILLVGLIVIEAVKLSNNNVEKKTFCELSASKRMLHSLGINSLASSCLLKSKRDIAHLVSSYLERELFPEKRDLVDELEDYIKKEMFHKRGSYCCSPRCDKFMMRMGTPNAALVQCNNG from the exons ATGGTTCACAAAAGTTTTCTTCACACTTTATGGATTCTACTAG tgGGTCTAATAGTGATCGAAGCAGTAAAGCTTTCAAATAATAATG tggagaaaaaaacattctgcGAATTATCTgcatcaaaaagaatgttacatAGTCTTGGTATAAACTCTCTAGCGTCATCATGTTTGTTGAAATCAAAAAGAG ATATCGCTCATTTAGTCAGCAGTTATTTGGAAAGGGAGTTATTTCCAGAAAAAAGAGATCTAGTCGATGAACTTGaagattatataaaaaaagaaatgtttcacaaaa gaGGAAGTTATTGCTGTAGTCCGCGATGTGACAAATTTATGATGAGGATGGGaacaccaaatgctgcattagTTCAATGCAACAATGGTTGA